The following proteins come from a genomic window of Candidatus Zixiibacteriota bacterium:
- the flgN gene encoding flagellar export chaperone FlgN, whose translation MEAKILKLIKLIGEEVQIFETFLHYLNLQQDALVANNLEALQSVTRDQEELALRTTRVETERRALVEEICGELRRDHSDLTLSELTKLVAEPQSNQIQALQTTLLALHEQIATIKARNDFLIRKSMEYINTTIAQLGLTEQVNQTTYTADRTKAAPAAKTALVDRRA comes from the coding sequence TTGGAAGCGAAGATTCTCAAGCTGATAAAATTGATCGGGGAAGAGGTGCAGATCTTCGAGACGTTTCTGCACTATCTCAATTTACAGCAAGACGCGCTGGTGGCCAACAACCTCGAAGCGTTGCAGAGCGTGACGCGGGATCAGGAAGAACTGGCGCTTAGGACGACACGCGTGGAGACGGAACGTCGGGCGCTGGTGGAAGAGATTTGCGGTGAGCTGCGGCGCGACCATTCCGATCTGACCTTGAGCGAATTGACGAAGCTGGTGGCGGAGCCGCAGTCGAATCAGATTCAAGCCTTGCAGACGACGCTGCTGGCCTTGCACGAGCAAATTGCGACGATCAAGGCGCGCAATGATTTCTTGATCAGAAAGTCGATGGAATACATCAACACCACGATCGCGCAGTTGGGTTTGACTGAGCAGGTCAACCAAACGACGTATACCGCGGATAGGACCAAGGCCGCACCGGCTGCCAAGACGGCGCTGGTCGATCGGAGAGCATAG